CAAAAAAGAAAAAGAAAGTTGCTAAGAAAAAAGCAGCTCCAAAAAAGAAAAAAGTCATGAAAAAGAAAAAAGTTGCTAAGAAAAAAGCAGCTCCAAAAAAGAAAAAAGTTGCTAAGAAAAAAGCAGCTCCAAAAAAGAAAAAAGCAGCAAAAAAAAAGACAGCGAAGAGGAAAAAAAAATAGGCACCTTGAGCCCAAAAATACAATAAAAGCTTCCATCCGGAATTCCATGGAAGCTTTTATTTTTTAGCTAATTTTAGAGTAAAATTATAAAAAAGAGCCTTGCTTTATTTTTACTTTTTCACTGGGATTAAAAATTTTCACAATACCAAATTCACCATCATATCCGGGACGGATAAAAATGTCGCCTTTACGCATTCTATCTATTGCAACGCCTACAATTTCACCAGCGCATTTTTTTATTTCATCAATGTTTTTATTAAGCAAAGTATCAAACTCGGAACCGCATTCAGAAATTATTTTTTCATATAATGAAATAACTTTTTTTGATTTTACTCCGTTTCCAAAAGACTCTGCAATAATTTCTTGCAAAGGAACAATTGATTTATAAAAAATAAAATTTTCTTTTATTTTATCCACATCTTCTTTTTTTCTATCCGCTAAAGATGAAACGCGATGCATTACTCCGACGGTTAATGGGCGTTTACATTTTGGACAAAGATAATTATTTTTCTTTGTTTCTTCTGGCAACAAAGAAACACCGCAAGCACGATGACCGTCCAAATGATATTTTCCTTCTTCCGGAAAAAACTCTATTGTATATAAAAAATTTTTACGATTTTTATTTTTTATCGCATTTATAATTTTGTAATAATCAGGTTTGTATTCAAATTCAAAAACATTCGCTTCGCGTCCAAGTTTTTCTAAACTATGCGCGTCAGAATTTGAAATTAAAACAATGTCGTCTAATTGTGAGAGTTGCCAATTCATTGCAGGATCACTAGAAAGGCCTGTCTCAATTGCGTAAATATATTTTGCGTTTTTTCCAAATGCTTCCTCCAAAGAATCGAAACCGGACATAGAACCAAAAATAGCAAACCATGGCGTCCAAGCATGAGCAGGAATAACCATTGAATCAGGATCTATTTCCATTGCAATTTTCAAAATCTCTTCGCTATCAATGCCGAGAATTGGTCTGCCGTCAGAAGAAACGTTACACCCTCTGGCAACCAATACATCTGTAAACTTCTTAGCTGATTCCAATGACGGCATCCATAAGCAGAGATGAACTCTTCTGCACTTTCCGCCTTTTTTATAAATACAAGATAATTCCGTAGAAACTAAAAAACGAGTCTTATTCGCTGACCCCTTTAGTTTATAAAGTCCGGGTTCCGCCGGTTCCAAATTTTCTTGTAATTCGCGAAACCACCCAGGATGAGTAAAGTCGGCAGTAGAAACAATATCAATTCCCTTCTTCTCGCACCACTTGGCTATATTTTCTGGAGTTAAACTTTTGGAACAGGCTCGAGAATATTTTGAGTGAATATGTAAATCAGCAATAAATTTCATAAAAAAATTAAAAGTTAGAAACTATAGTTTCGGCATACCGAAGTTCTTCTGGTGTATTTACTCCAACGCATTCCATAGGGCTAATCTCCAAAGAAGATATTTTTTTGCCTTCTTCTATTGCCAGCCCTACTAAATCGGTTAAATAATATTCTTCTTGCGCATTTTTGTTAGTAAGCTTATCTAAATTAGACAAAAGCCAAGAAGAATCAAAACAAAATAAACTCGGATTAAGTTCTGTAACTTTTTTTTCTTTTTCATCTGCATCACGAATCTCTACTATTTTTTTTATATTTCCATCTTCATTCCTAATCACTCTGCCAAAACCCATAAAACCGGCGTATTCGTTTTCAAAGTTAGGAACTTTTATAGTCATCATCGTAAGTACAGGACTCTCGTTATTATGTAACTCTAAAAGATTATTTATAGTTTTTAGTTTTATATTCGGCATATCTCCGTATAAAACTATAAGTTTGTTTGCCGTACCAATCTTATCCTTCGCACACATTACTGCATGACCTGTTCCCAACTGCTCTTTCTGAAATACATACTCCATACTATCCCCTAATTCTTCTTTTACCATGTCGGCGCGGAATCCAACGACAACTATTGGTTTTTCTTTTATTTGTAAAAATTTTAAAGAATTTAGAAGATAAGAGATAAGAGGCTTACCGTTTAATCGCACCAAAACCTTCGGGATATCTCCACCCATTCTTTTTCCTTTTCCCGCGGCAAGAATAATTATTTTTGTTTGAGATGGCATAAATTATTATAATAATACCAAATTTAAAAGCGCGCGCGCGAGTTTATCGGAATCATGACGCAAAATGCTTCTTTTTAATTTATCGGCGGAATTTTTTTCAAAAACAATCTGACTTATTAAATCGCCAGTTATTATTTTATATCGCGTATTGCCGATTTTATCCAAGTCAGGATTTACAAAGTGTTCATTTTCTTTTTTATAAAGATCAACTATCTCTTCCGAGGGACTAGCCGTATTTACTAAAACATAATCAATAACATTTACTCCCAAGTATTTCTCCACTTCTTCTATAAAATTATACGCGCCAAAACCGTGTGTTTCCGCGCGTTTTGTCATAAGGTTAACCACATAAACAATTTTTGCTTTTGTTCTTCTTAGAGCCTCGGTCATCCCAAAAGATAAAAAATTAGGGATTAAACTCGTATAAAGATCGCCCGGAGTAAGAACTATTAAATCTGATTCCATAATAGCTTGGATTGCTTCATAGCTTGTATGAACCTCGTTTTCCAAAATAACTTTTTTTATTTTGTGTTTTTTATAATTGGCAATTTTACTTTGGCCTTTTAATGTTTTTCCATTTTCATATTCTGCCAAAAGCACCATTGGCTCAACGGTAACGGGTATTACTTTTCCTTTTATATTTAAAATTTTCCCAGCAACAAGAACGGCATCTTCAAAACGATTAGTTACTTTTTCTAAAGCGCCTAAAAAAATATTTCCAAAATTATGTCCTGCCAGACCGCCAATTCCAAAACGATATAAAAAAAGATCACGCAATACTTCGGGTGCCTCAGAAAGCGCAACCAAGCATTGGCGAATATCCCCCGAAGGAAGAACACCGAGTTCATGGCGAAGTACTCCTGTTGATCCGCCGTCATCAGCCATATTCACAATAGCCGATATTTCTATATCATATTTTTTTAAACCCGAAAGTACCGTAAAGTTGCCAGTGCCTCCGCCAATTGTAACTATTTTTTTCTTTGTATTTTCCATATAATTATTATATCATTTTATATATAAAAACCACTTTTAGCAAGCAAATAAAATAAGAGGACAAACCGTCCTCTTATGTAAAGATATGCTCACAAAAAACTACAACGCCCATCTCATCCGCCATAACATAATATTTTTCATATTCTTTACTCTCAAATTCTTTCTCCATCTCAGTAATAAGTTGTGATAATTTTTTAAGATTTTTATCGGAAGTTCGTTCGCTTACACCAAGCGCAAACGACCCCAAAGATCTTGGAAAAAGTAAAATTTCGTCAAATCTTTTGTTTGAAAATTCTGTTCTTGCCACATCTATAACTGTTTGCAATGAAAGCAAATTATTTTCTCTATGCAATCCATCCCACTGAACACCGTAACTTACATGTCCATGCGGATTTATAAAATAATATCTACTCATCTTTCGTCTCTTCTCTTTTACCGAACTCCACCCAATCAGTTTCTGTGATTACCAGTAAACTATTATCAACAAGAAAATAAAGCTTTCTTTTGCTAAAATTTCCAAATTCTTTTTTCAAAATTCTTCTTAAAGCCCTCTCATCTACAGACTGATTACTAATGTC
This genomic stretch from Parcubacteria group bacterium CG10_big_fil_rev_8_21_14_0_10_36_14 harbors:
- a CDS encoding DNA helicase UvrD, with translation MKFIADLHIHSKYSRACSKSLTPENIAKWCEKKGIDIVSTADFTHPGWFRELQENLEPAEPGLYKLKGSANKTRFLVSTELSCIYKKGGKCRRVHLCLWMPSLESAKKFTDVLVARGCNVSSDGRPILGIDSEEILKIAMEIDPDSMVIPAHAWTPWFAIFGSMSGFDSLEEAFGKNAKYIYAIETGLSSDPAMNWQLSQLDDIVLISNSDAHSLEKLGREANVFEFEYKPDYYKIINAIKNKNRKNFLYTIEFFPEEGKYHLDGHRACGVSLLPEETKKNNYLCPKCKRPLTVGVMHRVSSLADRKKEDVDKIKENFIFYKSIVPLQEIIAESFGNGVKSKKVISLYEKIISECGSEFDTLLNKNIDEIKKCAGEIVGVAIDRMRKGDIFIRPGYDGEFGIVKIFNPSEKVKIKQGSFL
- a CDS encoding UDP-N-acetylglucosamine pyrophosphorylase; translation: MPSQTKIIILAAGKGKRMGGDIPKVLVRLNGKPLISYLLNSLKFLQIKEKPIVVVGFRADMVKEELGDSMEYVFQKEQLGTGHAVMCAKDKIGTANKLIVLYGDMPNIKLKTINNLLELHNNESPVLTMMTIKVPNFENEYAGFMGFGRVIRNEDGNIKKIVEIRDADEKEKKVTELNPSLFCFDSSWLLSNLDKLTNKNAQEEYYLTDLVGLAIEEGKKISSLEISPMECVGVNTPEELRYAETIVSNF